A section of the Blastocatellia bacterium genome encodes:
- a CDS encoding DUF362 domain-containing protein, with protein sequence MDHLFNQLDVTIISGAARYPADPPFDPPADYPERPPHAARLDPSNSAYGMVREALWRLGLDAESYGQPSWNPLGQLIKPGQRVLIKPNFVLHFNAGGGPLEAVVTHPAILRAIVDYVMIALGDGGEIIIGDAPQMNADFAALCAQTGMDALAEYLQPVCQRRGIRFQLIDFRQERTVYKHGIIWERIPVNDPASRPVHVQLGDESYMEAIDTSRLYGADYARQQTINAHQDRRHEYVIASAVLASDVVISVPKLKVHRKVGTTLNLKNMVGINTDKNHLAHYRIGAPADGGDEFNSPAWDDRAERRLMDGLLGADRRFGKQMFLAWRAFRKLYHRLSGKPKAQAFTYGNWRGNDTAWRMVLDLNRILRFADASGGLQAHPTRAYFSVVDGLIGGQGEGPLHPEPYPSGVVLAGFNPLAVDWVATRLMGFDPARLRLYANAAQQMREWLPGADISHCRIRSNVARWEGLLDQAEPVFQFRAPAGWRGAAELYEIADEAPATTPSPLGAISQ encoded by the coding sequence TTGGATCATCTCTTTAATCAACTCGACGTAACGATTATCTCCGGCGCGGCCCGCTACCCGGCTGATCCGCCCTTCGACCCGCCTGCCGATTACCCCGAAAGGCCGCCGCACGCGGCGCGGCTTGATCCATCCAACAGCGCTTACGGCATGGTGCGCGAAGCGCTGTGGCGACTCGGCCTCGACGCTGAGAGTTATGGCCAGCCGTCGTGGAACCCGCTCGGCCAGTTAATCAAGCCGGGCCAGCGTGTGCTCATCAAGCCGAATTTCGTTCTTCACTTCAACGCCGGCGGCGGGCCGCTCGAAGCGGTGGTGACGCACCCGGCGATTCTACGCGCCATCGTCGATTACGTGATGATCGCTCTTGGCGACGGCGGCGAGATCATCATCGGCGACGCGCCGCAGATGAACGCCGACTTCGCGGCGCTCTGCGCGCAAACCGGCATGGACGCGCTCGCCGAATACCTGCAACCAGTCTGCCAGCGGCGCGGCATCCGCTTTCAACTGATCGACTTTCGGCAGGAGCGCACCGTCTATAAACACGGCATCATCTGGGAACGCATCCCCGTAAACGACCCGGCCAGCCGTCCCGTCCATGTGCAACTCGGTGATGAAAGCTACATGGAGGCGATTGACACGAGCCGCCTGTACGGGGCCGACTATGCCCGGCAGCAGACGATCAACGCGCATCAAGATCGCCGCCACGAATACGTCATCGCCTCGGCAGTGCTCGCCAGCGATGTGGTCATCTCCGTCCCGAAGCTCAAAGTGCATCGCAAAGTCGGCACGACGCTGAACCTCAAGAACATGGTCGGCATCAACACGGACAAGAACCACCTGGCGCATTACCGCATCGGCGCGCCAGCGGATGGCGGCGACGAATTCAATTCGCCGGCCTGGGACGACCGCGCCGAGCGTCGCTTGATGGACGGGTTGCTGGGCGCAGACCGTCGTTTCGGCAAGCAGATGTTTCTCGCCTGGCGCGCCTTTCGCAAGCTTTATCATCGCCTCAGCGGCAAGCCGAAGGCGCAGGCTTTCACGTACGGCAACTGGCGCGGCAACGACACGGCGTGGCGGATGGTGCTCGACCTGAATCGCATCCTGCGCTTTGCCGACGCGAGCGGCGGCCTGCAAGCTCATCCGACGCGGGCGTACTTTTCCGTTGTTGACGGACTGATCGGCGGGCAGGGCGAAGGCCCCCTGCACCCTGAGCCTTATCCGTCGGGCGTGGTGCTGGCGGGGTTCAACCCGCTGGCCGTGGACTGGGTAGCGACGCGGTTGATGGGCTTCGACCCGGCGCGCCTGCGTTTGTACGCCAACGCCGCGCAGCAAATGCGTGAGTGGCTGCCAGGCGCTGACATCAGCCATTGCCGTATCCGTTCGAACGTCGCGCGCTGGGAAGGACTGTTGGACCAGGCGGAACCCGTCTTTCAGTTCCGCGCCCCGGCTGGCTGGCGCGGCGCGGCCGAGCTATACGAGATCGCCGACGAAGCGCCGGCCACGACGCCTTCACCGCTTGGAGCAATCAGTCAGTAA
- a CDS encoding phenylacetate--CoA ligase family protein, translating into MKLKEAAKKILRPVYYRLPATLCYGPRFAPTLKLLDQSERWSRDQLNGYQLTRLRALLKHAARHVPYYKRLFSAVGFDPERLREIADLRVLPLLDKETVRANLNDLLADNISPRRRLYFTTGGSTGTPLGVYNLRDAGGRERAFMQKQWQRVGFREGERRAMLRGWSVRNRRHWRYEASERAFVFSNFHMTPDNVAEYARVMRAERLSYLHSYPSAVIDFARQLEHLGEPPPRFSVILASSENLYPGQREFIESFYGARLFSWYGHTEDLILAGECEVSHHYHIFPEYGVAEVLKEDGTAAERQGEMGELVGTTIDNYAMPLIRYRTDDWVIVGPPSCECGRPYGLLEATRGRAQDMLIGRLDNLISLTALNIHTDEFDRVQQAQFYQRERGKVELRIRRRDGYGERDSRRILAALAEKMGDTMEVELKFTDAIPLAASGKFRFLIQELPVPRPALNEARFGSSL; encoded by the coding sequence ATGAAGCTCAAAGAAGCGGCGAAAAAGATTCTCAGGCCAGTCTACTACAGGCTCCCGGCAACCCTCTGTTACGGGCCGCGGTTCGCCCCGACGCTGAAGTTGCTCGACCAGTCAGAGCGTTGGAGCCGCGACCAGCTCAACGGTTATCAACTGACACGGTTGCGGGCGCTGCTCAAGCACGCGGCGCGGCACGTTCCTTACTACAAAAGATTGTTCAGCGCCGTCGGCTTCGACCCTGAACGCCTCCGCGAGATCGCAGACTTGCGCGTGCTGCCTTTGCTCGATAAAGAGACGGTGCGCGCCAACTTGAATGACCTTCTCGCCGACAATATCAGCCCGCGGCGCCGGCTTTACTTCACGACCGGCGGCTCGACCGGAACGCCGCTCGGCGTTTACAACCTGCGCGACGCCGGCGGCCGCGAGCGCGCTTTCATGCAGAAGCAGTGGCAGCGCGTCGGCTTTCGCGAGGGCGAGCGGCGCGCCATGCTGCGCGGCTGGTCTGTGCGCAATCGCCGCCACTGGCGCTACGAGGCGAGCGAGCGCGCCTTCGTCTTCTCGAACTTTCACATGACGCCCGACAACGTCGCCGAGTACGCCCGTGTCATGCGCGCCGAGCGCTTGTCTTATCTGCATTCGTACCCGTCGGCGGTGATCGATTTCGCGCGCCAGCTAGAGCATCTCGGCGAGCCGCCGCCGCGCTTCAGCGTCATCCTCGCATCGTCAGAGAATCTCTACCCCGGCCAGCGCGAGTTTATCGAATCGTTTTACGGCGCGCGGCTGTTTTCGTGGTACGGCCACACGGAAGATTTGATCCTCGCCGGCGAATGCGAAGTCAGTCATCATTATCATATCTTCCCCGAATACGGCGTCGCCGAGGTGCTCAAGGAAGACGGCACGGCAGCCGAGCGCCAGGGCGAGATGGGCGAGCTCGTCGGCACGACGATTGACAACTACGCCATGCCGTTGATCCGCTACCGCACCGACGATTGGGTGATCGTCGGCCCGCCGTCGTGCGAATGTGGTCGGCCTTACGGGCTGCTCGAAGCGACGCGCGGGCGCGCCCAGGATATGTTGATCGGCAGGCTCGACAACCTGATTTCGCTGACGGCGCTCAATATCCACACGGATGAGTTTGATCGCGTACAGCAGGCGCAGTTTTATCAGCGCGAGCGCGGCAAGGTCGAATTGCGCATCCGCCGCCGCGACGGCTACGGCGAGCGTGACAGCCGCCGCATTCTCGCGGCGCTCGCCGAAAAGATGGGCGACACGATGGAGGTCGAGCTGAAATTCACAGACGCCATCCCGCTGGCCGCGAGCGGCAAGTTCCGCTTCCTCATTCAAGAATTGCCGGTGCCGCGCCCGGCGCTCAACGAGGCCCGCTTTGGATCATCTCTTTAA
- a CDS encoding type II toxin-antitoxin system VapC family toxin has product MIIVLDTDHLTLIQRQTQPAYARLRTRLQRHAAAEVFTTMISVEEQMRGWLKVIARAKTAQQEVSAYLRLHAMLAFFAAIPLLDYTEEAAVVFDRLRHSRLRTGSMDLKIAAISLAHGALLLSSNLKDYQQVPNLKVEDWTQ; this is encoded by the coding sequence ATGATTATCGTTTTAGACACCGACCATCTGACGCTTATCCAACGTCAAACTCAACCTGCTTATGCTCGCCTTCGCACACGGCTACAGCGACATGCCGCAGCCGAGGTTTTTACGACCATGATCAGCGTCGAAGAACAAATGCGTGGTTGGCTTAAGGTGATTGCCCGTGCGAAAACTGCTCAACAGGAAGTCTCTGCCTACCTGCGCCTTCATGCAATGCTAGCCTTCTTTGCCGCCATTCCACTGCTCGATTACACCGAAGAAGCGGCTGTCGTCTTCGACAGGCTTAGACATTCACGGCTACGGACCGGCTCGATGGACTTAAAGATTGCGGCCATCAGTCTGGCGCATGGCGCCCTCTTGCTTTCAAGCAATCTGAAAGATTATCAACAAGTGCCGAATCTCAAAGTTGAAGATTGGACACAGTGA
- a CDS encoding lmo0937 family membrane protein: protein MLWTIFVILLVLWLLGLVSGYAMGGFIHLLLVLAVIMLIINLVSGRRTVV, encoded by the coding sequence ATGCTCTGGACAATTTTCGTAATTCTGTTGGTTCTCTGGCTGCTCGGTCTGGTGAGCGGCTACGCAATGGGCGGGTTCATTCACCTGCTGCTGGTGCTGGCGGTCATTATGCTGATCATCAATCTGGTGAGCGGCCGCCGCACAGTCGTTTAG
- a CDS encoding tetratricopeptide repeat protein, which produces MAIVVRRLVRAIDYAEGFWLGFVRCNLIGQRRKAAAACRDLLAPLGIRLVEIDLTEPISELLPILKAHIAKAQGATNAASEGPPTSLAAAEAARPAKLALFVYGLEHSIPSSEAYPPILSHLNLNRELFRQEILYPLVIWLPEYALAALARRAPDFWAWRSGLYEFAPDAELAAHTLAPVRNEAFYVSASLSEQAKRERLAMLKGLLADYRELGDGPHERRTQTEILNQLGWVHRALGELSEARQAYQDSLAIARDDNDLGMIAVLVHNLAMLALDQGNYEEARRLYDQSLEIKKRLGNQSGIAITLHELGRLAQRQGDYEEARRLYGESLEIAKRLGDQSGIAITQHQLAMLAEDQGEYEEARRLYSESLEIEKRLGNQNGIAISLHQLGSLAQDEGDYEEARRLYDESLTMKRKLGNIEGEAISFHALALLDEDEGKYAEALEYAKQAQAIFERLKSPYTESINEMLRRLQQKLSAGS; this is translated from the coding sequence ATGGCCATAGTCGTGCGCCGGCTGGTGCGCGCGATTGATTATGCCGAAGGCTTCTGGCTCGGCTTCGTGCGCTGCAACCTGATTGGACAACGCCGCAAAGCCGCCGCGGCATGCCGTGATCTGCTCGCCCCGCTCGGCATTCGTTTGGTTGAGATTGATTTGACCGAGCCGATTAGTGAACTCCTCCCCATCCTGAAGGCGCACATCGCCAAAGCACAAGGCGCGACGAATGCGGCGAGTGAGGGGCCACCGACCTCCCTGGCAGCCGCGGAAGCAGCCCGACCGGCGAAACTCGCCTTGTTTGTTTATGGCCTGGAGCATTCCATTCCCTCATCAGAAGCTTACCCGCCGATCCTGTCGCACCTGAACTTGAACCGTGAACTGTTTCGGCAGGAGATTCTTTATCCTCTGGTTATCTGGCTGCCAGAGTATGCCCTGGCGGCGCTTGCCCGCCGCGCGCCGGATTTCTGGGCTTGGCGCAGCGGCCTTTATGAATTCGCGCCTGATGCCGAGCTTGCCGCGCACACGCTCGCGCCGGTTCGCAATGAAGCTTTTTACGTATCAGCTAGCCTTTCCGAGCAAGCCAAACGCGAGCGGTTGGCCATGTTGAAAGGGCTGCTTGCAGATTACCGCGAATTGGGTGATGGCCCGCACGAACGCCGCACGCAGACTGAAATCTTGAACCAACTGGGGTGGGTGCATAGGGCGCTTGGTGAGTTAAGCGAAGCAAGGCAGGCGTATCAAGACTCCCTGGCCATTGCGCGTGACGATAATGATCTCGGCATGATCGCTGTCCTGGTTCACAATCTCGCGATGCTTGCACTGGATCAAGGTAATTATGAAGAGGCGCGGCGGCTGTACGATCAGAGCCTGGAAATCAAGAAGCGGCTCGGCAACCAGAGCGGCATTGCCATAACGCTACACGAATTGGGAAGGCTGGCACAGCGTCAAGGCGACTACGAAGAGGCGCGGCGGCTGTATGGCGAGAGTTTAGAAATAGCGAAGCGGCTCGGCGACCAGAGCGGCATTGCCATAACGCAGCATCAGTTGGCAATGCTGGCGGAGGATCAAGGCGAGTACGAAGAAGCGCGACGGTTGTACAGCGAGAGTCTGGAAATAGAGAAGCGACTCGGCAATCAGAATGGCATTGCCATATCGCTGCATCAGTTGGGAAGCCTGGCGCAGGATGAAGGCGACTACGAAGAGGCGCGGCGGCTGTATGATGAGAGCCTTACTATGAAGCGCAAGCTAGGCAATATTGAAGGTGAGGCAATTAGCTTTCATGCACTGGCATTATTAGATGAAGATGAGGGTAAATACGCAGAAGCCCTCGAATACGCAAAGCAAGCGCAAGCCATATTCGAGCGGCTCAAAAGTCCATACACCGAATCTATCAACGAAATGCTACGGCGGCTTCAACAAAAGCTCTCGGCAGGCTCATAA
- a CDS encoding serine/threonine-protein kinase gives MTRTATFTLMLAPDSLIGNRYRVVRPIGEGGMGAVYEAFDQRLRSRVALKQTLFNQTQYTDAFEHEAQLLANLRHPALPKVSDYFSDPEGQFLVMEYIDGDDLGALLTRTGKPFSFDTVARWANLLLDALDYLHNQPQPIIHRDIKPQNLKLTPRGEIILLDFGLAKGALSQMASMKSVYGYTPQYAPLEQVNGTGTDARSDLYSLGATLYHLMTGTIPPSAVARATDVLNGLPDPLPAAHTINREVPAAVGDLLMQAMAIEARRRFASAAAMRAALRACAESQSAHAAAPITDPLNAPTTNAVAPPATAPDFATRQTSAGRFEPQPDRPAAWSTAQPLPARPAPNRAAWWLVGGLLLLLILAALFAWRWVARRESRRTRAGVSKPATTGYPVTLAAGGEARVKDDLYKILSARLERYSTDKLVLRLKVRLLHEAEGSINYWDDSFRLLADGAAMAPTKAPNLVVSPYAAMDAQVEFVIPESLSHAELQVGQAGRETSVIPLDLKARGNDADSKPAPSVYQNARFPLTLAGGDEMRAGDATYKILSAQLDRYASDQLALEFKIRYTNNGEYSVALGEDAFRVLIDGVPFAPVKAPNLLVERQSDAEATVVFAIPDNLTGVELQVGQVGHETATAPISLKQ, from the coding sequence ATGACTCGAACGGCTACCTTCACCCTCATGCTTGCGCCCGATTCATTGATCGGCAATCGCTACCGCGTCGTGCGCCCCATCGGCGAAGGCGGCATGGGAGCGGTCTACGAAGCCTTCGACCAGCGCTTGCGCTCGCGTGTCGCGCTCAAGCAGACGCTCTTCAATCAAACGCAATATACCGACGCGTTCGAGCATGAAGCGCAACTGCTGGCCAACCTGCGCCACCCGGCGCTGCCGAAAGTGAGCGATTATTTCAGCGACCCCGAAGGCCAGTTCCTGGTGATGGAATATATTGACGGCGATGACCTCGGCGCTTTGCTGACGCGCACCGGCAAGCCTTTCTCGTTCGACACCGTGGCGCGCTGGGCCAACCTTCTGCTCGACGCGCTCGATTACCTGCACAACCAGCCGCAGCCGATCATCCACCGCGACATCAAGCCGCAAAATTTAAAGCTCACGCCGCGCGGCGAGATCATCCTGCTCGACTTCGGGCTTGCGAAAGGCGCTCTCTCGCAGATGGCGAGCATGAAGAGTGTTTACGGTTACACGCCGCAATATGCGCCGCTCGAACAGGTGAACGGCACCGGCACCGATGCGCGCAGCGATCTTTATTCGCTCGGCGCGACGCTCTATCACTTGATGACCGGCACGATACCGCCGAGCGCCGTAGCGCGGGCGACGGACGTGCTGAATGGCTTGCCGGACCCGCTGCCCGCGGCGCATACGATCAACCGCGAAGTGCCGGCGGCGGTCGGCGACCTCTTGATGCAAGCGATGGCGATTGAAGCGCGCCGGCGCTTTGCGAGCGCCGCGGCCATGCGCGCCGCATTGCGGGCCTGTGCCGAGTCGCAGAGCGCGCACGCCGCCGCGCCCATCACCGATCCGCTCAACGCGCCGACGACGAACGCGGTCGCCCCGCCCGCCACGGCGCCGGATTTTGCAACTCGTCAGACTTCTGCCGGACGTTTCGAGCCGCAGCCTGACAGGCCGGCGGCCTGGTCTACGGCTCAACCGCTGCCTGCACGGCCAGCGCCCAACCGCGCCGCATGGTGGCTGGTTGGCGGTCTGCTGCTGCTGCTCATTCTAGCCGCACTATTCGCATGGCGATGGGTAGCGCGCCGTGAATCTCGAAGGACGCGGGCCGGTGTCAGCAAGCCAGCTACGACAGGCTATCCCGTGACGCTCGCCGCCGGCGGCGAGGCGCGGGTTAAAGATGACCTTTATAAAATTCTCAGCGCCCGGCTAGAGCGTTATTCAACCGACAAGCTGGTGCTGCGTCTGAAGGTGCGGCTGCTGCACGAGGCCGAAGGCTCGATCAACTACTGGGACGACAGCTTCCGCCTGCTGGCGGATGGCGCGGCGATGGCGCCGACGAAAGCGCCCAACCTGGTTGTTTCGCCTTATGCCGCAATGGACGCCCAGGTCGAGTTCGTCATCCCCGAAAGCCTCAGCCATGCAGAGTTGCAGGTCGGGCAGGCGGGTCGCGAAACCAGTGTCATTCCGCTCGACTTGAAGGCGCGCGGCAACGACGCCGACAGCAAGCCCGCGCCGAGCGTCTATCAAAACGCCCGCTTCCCGCTGACGCTGGCCGGCGGCGATGAGATGCGCGCCGGTGATGCGACTTACAAAATCTTATCCGCGCAGCTTGATCGTTATGCGAGTGACCAGCTGGCCCTTGAATTCAAGATTCGCTACACCAACAACGGCGAATATAGCGTGGCGCTGGGCGAGGATGCGTTTCGCGTCTTGATCGACGGCGTGCCGTTTGCGCCGGTCAAAGCGCCGAACCTGCTCGTCGAGCGGCAAAGTGACGCCGAAGCCACGGTGGTCTTTGCCATTCCAGATAACCTGACCGGCGTCGAGCTGCAAGTCGGCCAGGTCGGCCATGAGACGGCGACCGCGCCGATCTCGCTAAAACAATGA
- a CDS encoding glycosyltransferase, which yields MIRNQSIICFAGEDWWYHHPHSKNHIMRRLARAGNRVMFVNSISMGLPSAKSPDFFGKIRRKLKSYARAVRRTEEGIIVVSPPVLPFYSSPTGRAVNRALLRAEIKSLMAAFGFRHPVLWVAIPTARDIVGHLGERALIYQVSDKYAANQMDHATGGHVIAAMHDELLERADLIYYSGRKLIEEETAARPEIKAKARLLEQAVDFDHFASATRQSWEEPADVMNIPHPRLGYFGAIETWLLDQRLIRYVSERRPDWHWVLMGLKAARLDIESLPNVHYLGSKPYAEMPRYAAGFDVCVLPWVTDNEFVSYGSAIKVREYLATGKPVVMTPLYEYERMGDVLRIARGDADFIARVEDALLCDDEAQRAARQQSVKAATWDARAEEVSREIERLLLA from the coding sequence GTGATTCGCAATCAATCGATCATCTGCTTTGCGGGCGAAGACTGGTGGTATCATCACCCGCATTCGAAGAATCACATCATGCGGCGGCTGGCGCGGGCCGGCAACCGCGTGATGTTCGTCAATTCGATTTCGATGGGCCTGCCGTCGGCGAAAAGCCCTGATTTCTTCGGGAAAATACGCCGCAAGCTGAAGAGCTATGCCCGCGCCGTGCGGCGTACCGAAGAAGGCATCATCGTCGTCAGCCCGCCGGTGCTGCCGTTTTATTCGAGCCCCACGGGTCGCGCCGTCAATCGCGCTTTGTTGCGCGCCGAGATTAAGTCGCTGATGGCGGCTTTCGGCTTTCGCCATCCTGTATTGTGGGTCGCTATACCTACGGCTCGCGACATCGTCGGCCATCTCGGCGAGCGCGCGTTGATCTATCAAGTCTCCGACAAGTACGCCGCTAACCAGATGGATCATGCTACCGGCGGCCATGTCATCGCCGCCATGCATGATGAGCTGCTCGAACGCGCCGACCTGATCTACTATTCGGGCCGCAAGCTGATCGAAGAAGAAACCGCCGCCCGCCCGGAGATCAAAGCCAAAGCCCGGCTGCTGGAACAGGCCGTAGACTTTGACCACTTCGCATCGGCGACGCGGCAGTCATGGGAAGAGCCCGCGGATGTAATGAATATTCCGCATCCGCGGCTCGGCTATTTCGGGGCGATTGAGACCTGGCTGCTCGACCAGCGGTTGATCCGCTATGTGAGCGAGCGCCGCCCTGACTGGCACTGGGTCTTGATGGGCTTGAAAGCGGCGCGGCTCGACATCGAATCGCTGCCGAACGTTCATTATCTCGGCTCGAAGCCTTATGCGGAGATGCCGCGTTACGCCGCCGGCTTCGATGTCTGTGTGTTGCCGTGGGTGACCGACAACGAGTTCGTCAGCTATGGCAGCGCCATCAAGGTGCGCGAGTACCTGGCTACCGGCAAGCCTGTCGTCATGACCCCGCTCTACGAATACGAGCGCATGGGTGACGTGTTGCGCATCGCTCGCGGCGATGCCGATTTCATTGCCAGGGTCGAAGACGCGCTCCTGTGTGACGACGAAGCGCAGCGTGCGGCGCGGCAACAGTCAGTCAAAGCAGCGACCTGGGACGCGCGCGCCGAAGAGGTCAGCCGCGAGATCGAGCGATTGTTGCTTGCTTGA
- a CDS encoding glycosyltransferase family 4 protein has product MSDETSPAPSAKPSAGTRENLLLDLSGDKGAALDWAARHRHGAAFHLLDKAELKWQSRREALARIRAFHPHTFAFFASDLRVQSARHSMMWFAALCGARRIVFADTNGREIRRTRVGVLTVESARLVLELLAGYVILVPLSWLLTLLLGVALVFRPVVRASRPRRRDAKHAAKTMLYVRATLVPAVRGMAAAGGMASHIAGFGRGALMLGHRLRFIASGDIGFAGEADVEVIEPSTLISATRALFELWNNLRFTLRALRVTGDRQGDVDFIYQRYSRFNWTGVALSLATGLPLMLEFNGSEVWVARHWDPVGMVGLLTRFERLNLRAADFIFVVSDVQRRGLFAAGVDAARIVVNPNGVDVESFHPGGGGVVRDELGIQGKVVVGFTGTFGPWHGAPVLARAATRINDSRCHFLFIGDGDERTATESIIETAGKPGRATFTGRVAHQRVAAYLDACDILVSPHVAAADGSEFFGSPTKLFEYMAMARPVVASRLGQIADVIVDGVNGLLVEPGDAATLAQAIERLAKDEALRRRLGAAARQTVIEHYTWRHNAARVFDTEIEKL; this is encoded by the coding sequence GTGAGCGACGAGACGTCTCCCGCGCCATCAGCGAAACCGAGCGCCGGCACGCGCGAGAATCTCTTGCTCGACCTTTCCGGCGATAAAGGCGCGGCGCTCGATTGGGCCGCTCGGCACCGGCATGGCGCGGCGTTTCACTTGCTCGACAAGGCCGAGCTGAAATGGCAGAGCCGCCGCGAGGCGCTGGCTCGCATTCGCGCTTTCCATCCCCACACCTTTGCTTTCTTCGCCTCGGACTTGCGCGTGCAGAGCGCCCGCCACTCGATGATGTGGTTTGCGGCGTTGTGCGGCGCGCGGCGCATCGTCTTTGCCGATACGAATGGCCGCGAGATTCGCCGCACACGCGTCGGCGTGTTGACCGTTGAAAGCGCGCGGCTAGTTCTTGAGCTGCTCGCGGGCTATGTCATCCTCGTGCCCCTGTCATGGTTGCTGACTTTGCTGCTCGGCGTCGCGCTGGTTTTTCGCCCCGTCGTGCGCGCTTCGCGTCCGCGCAGGCGCGATGCAAAGCACGCCGCAAAAACCATGCTCTACGTTCGGGCGACCCTGGTGCCGGCGGTACGCGGCATGGCGGCGGCGGGCGGCATGGCAAGCCACATCGCAGGCTTCGGGCGCGGCGCGCTTATGCTCGGCCATCGCTTGCGGTTCATCGCCAGCGGCGATATCGGCTTTGCGGGCGAAGCGGATGTTGAGGTCATCGAGCCGTCCACCCTGATTAGCGCGACGCGGGCGCTGTTCGAGCTATGGAACAATCTCAGATTCACACTCCGGGCGCTGCGCGTGACCGGTGACAGGCAAGGCGACGTGGATTTCATCTACCAACGCTACAGCCGCTTCAACTGGACAGGCGTGGCGCTGTCGCTTGCGACCGGCCTGCCGCTCATGCTGGAGTTCAACGGCTCGGAAGTCTGGGTCGCGCGCCACTGGGACCCTGTCGGCATGGTCGGCTTGTTGACGCGCTTCGAGCGATTGAACCTGCGAGCCGCCGATTTTATCTTTGTGGTCAGCGATGTGCAGCGCCGCGGCCTGTTCGCCGCGGGAGTTGATGCGGCGCGCATCGTCGTCAACCCGAATGGCGTGGATGTTGAAAGCTTTCATCCTGGCGGCGGCGGCGTGGTGCGTGACGAGCTTGGCATTCAAGGCAAGGTCGTCGTCGGCTTCACAGGCACTTTTGGCCCCTGGCACGGCGCGCCGGTGCTGGCCCGCGCCGCCACACGCATCAACGATTCGCGCTGCCACTTCTTATTCATCGGCGACGGCGACGAGCGCACCGCGACCGAAAGCATCATCGAAACTGCCGGCAAGCCAGGCCGCGCGACCTTCACGGGCCGCGTTGCTCACCAGCGGGTCGCGGCTTATCTGGACGCTTGCGACATTCTCGTTTCGCCGCACGTCGCCGCGGCGGACGGCAGCGAGTTCTTTGGCTCGCCGACAAAGCTGTTCGAGTACATGGCGATGGCGCGTCCCGTCGTCGCGAGCCGGCTGGGGCAGATCGCCGACGTGATCGTTGACGGCGTCAATGGCCTGCTGGTCGAGCCGGGTGATGCGGCGACGTTGGCGCAAGCCATCGAGCGGCTGGCAAAGGATGAAGCCTTGCGTCGGCGGCTCGGCGCGGCGGCGCGCCAGACGGTAATTGAACACTACACCTGGCGGCATAACGCGGCGCGCGTCTTCGATACTGAGATCGAAAAACTGTGA